From Helicoverpa armigera isolate CAAS_96S chromosome 19, ASM3070526v1, whole genome shotgun sequence, one genomic window encodes:
- the LOC110372980 gene encoding uncharacterized protein LOC110372980: MKTGLLYGIVASSKTRVRCVFCGVYIPKASKCIEQHTNGAKHKENIELMNENGICLLEDNLHCKPCKQDLSEDESVTKHIESEDHANWMAAMDDLVDGEFITLDAYLSCEKDDVFCEVCNSSVNCSLLSIEEHVNHINHRANITERLKPLNGIFPVDNDDEVWCKVCDAYIDNTVQSILSHIDDDEQHMEWFSEIEDLIENQDVSIESFLTIEHENFAYCNKCHVEVICNSLTIESHVNSDAHLNQFGL, encoded by the coding sequence ATGAAAACAGGTTTGTTGTATGGGATCGTCGCTAGCTCGAAGACGCGGGTACGTTGCGTATTTTGCGGTGTGTACATCCCAAAAGCGAGTAAATGTATTGAGCAGCACACGAATGGTGCGAAACACAAAGAGAATATCGAGCTGATGAACGAGAACGGCATATGTTTACTCGAAGACAATCTCCACTGCAAGCCTTGCAAGCAAGACCTGTCGGAAGACGAGTCTGTTACGAAGCACATCGAAAGCGAAGATCATGCGAACTGGATGGCAGCGATGGACGACCTCGTGGACGGTGAGTTTATCACGTTAGACGCCTACTTGTCTTGCGAGAAAGACGACGTATTCTGCGAGGTGTGCAATAGCAGCGTCAACTGCTCCCTGTTGAGCATCGAGGAGCATGTCAACCACATCAATCACCGGGCTAACATTACCGAGCGCTTAAAACCCCTCAATGGCATATTCCCAgtagataatgatgatgaggtTTGGTGCAAAGTGTGCGATGCATACATTGATAATACAGTTCAGAGCATTCTCAGTCACATAGATGATGATGAGCAGCATATGGAGTGGTTTTCAGAGATAGAAGATCTGATAGAGAATCAGGATGTCTCTATTGAGTCTTTCTTGACAATTGAGCATgagaattttgcgtactgcaaCAAATGCCATGTGGAGGTAATTTGCAACTCATTGACCATTGAGAGCCACGTGAACAGTGATGCACACTTGAACCAGTTTGGATTATAG
- the LOC110372978 gene encoding tetratricopeptide repeat protein 5 isoform X3, with the protein MSQDSDTEADIVEDVAELMDGLLKELQDLYSFRDLYFENHPIEMATEKNKRVEEKKDVLIEKFESIDVETQIPFSHRAQFLYMKGRCYNISPTYDARATQCLSKAVKLNPHLIDAWNELGECYWKNMNVKEAKASFEGALKHERNRLSLRCLSIILRQESGDKKRTEAHPAILKSVELAKEAVAQDIKDGVSWSVLGNAYLCQFFMVAQDPSTLKLCMSAYKQASLDPIAKGQPDLYYNKGIALKYSEVYDEALQNFEYASRLDPPWQPPQQERARLVTFVHSAHALVKSRGKLKSKKLAGMVQSLDRKMLGAYGEGLHAFAGRREVALELTRLDALQEGPNEAKVILGKVVGSIHNDNAVPFTFALVDASMECVLVTVYNWADGRGAIIGDCVAIPEPLMRTHKHESEAMTYDFKSIRVNNPLLLLVNGKRVARNQFACTRVTSTYEIH; encoded by the exons atgtCACAAGATTCGGATACCGAAGCAGATATTGTAGAGGATGTGGCCGAACTAATGGATGGCTTATTA AAGGAACTTCAAGATTTGTACTCATTTAGGGATTTATATTTCGAAAACCATCCTATCGAGATGGCTACGGAGAAGAATAAACGTGTGGAAGAAAAGAAAGATGTGCTGATTGAAAAATTTGAATCTATTGATG TAGAAACTCAGATCCCGTTTTCTCACCGAGCCCAGTTCCTGTACATGAAAGGCAGATGTTACAACATCAGTCCTACTTATGACGCTAGAGCGACTCAGTGCCTCAGCAAAGCAGTGAAATTAAATCCTCACCTCATAGATGCATGGAATGAACTCGGCGAGTGCTATTGGAAGAATATGAATGTTAAGGAGGCTAAAGCTAGCTTTGAGGGCGCATTGAAACat GAACGCAACCGCCTATCCTTACGTTGCCTTTCAATAATATTGCGCCAAGAAAGTGGTGACAAAAAACGCACGGAGGCTCATCCCGCCATCTTGAAAAGTGTAGAACTAGCTAAAGAGGCTGTAGCCCAAGACATAAAGGATGGAGTATCATGGTCTGTGCTGGGAAATGCTTATCTGTGCCAGTTTTTCATGGTGGCCCAAGACCCGTCTACGTTGAAGCTTTGTATGAGCGCTTATAAGCAGGCATCATTGGATCCCATTGCTAAAGGACAACCAGATTTGTACTACAATAAGGGTATT GCACTAAAATACTCCGAAGTATACGACGAGGCGCTACAGAACTTCGAGTACGCGAGCCGCCTAGACCCGCCGTGGCAGCCGCCGCAGCAGGAGCGAGCGAGACTGGTGACGTTCGTACACTCAGCTCATGCACTCGTCAAGAGTAGGGGCAAGTTGAAGAGTAAGAAGTTGGCGGGGATGGTGCAG aGTCTAGACAGAAAAATGCTAGGCGCCTACGGCGAAGGCCTGCACGCTTTCGCCGGGCGCCGCGAGGTGGCGCTAGAGTTGACACGTTTAGATGCCTTGCAAGAAGGTCCCAATGAAGCCAAGGTCATTCTGGGCAAGGTCGTCGGCTCAATACACAATGATAATGCTGTTCCttt CACATTCGCTCTCGTAGACGCGAGTATGGAGTGCGTGCTAGTCACTGTATACAACTGGGCTGATGGTCGCGGCGCCATCATAGGAGATTGTGTTGCCATACCTGAACCGCTGATGAGGACGCATAAACACGAGTCGGAGGCTATg ACATACGACTTCAAATCGATTCGAGTGAACAACCCACTACTTCTACTAGTCAACGGCAAACGGGTTGCTCGCAACCAATTCGCTTGCACCCGGGTTACTAGCACTTATGAGATACATTGA
- the LOC110372978 gene encoding tetratricopeptide repeat protein 5 isoform X1: MSQDSDTEADIVEDVAELMDGLLKELQDLYSFRDLYFENHPIEMATEKNKRVEEKKDVLIEKFESIDVETQIPFSHRAQFLYMKGRCYNISPTYDARATQCLSKAVKLNPHLIDAWNELGECYWKNMNVKEAKASFEGALKHERNRLSLRCLSIILRQESGDKKRTEAHPAILKSVELAKEAVAQDIKDGVSWSVLGNAYLCQFFMVAQDPSTLKLCMSAYKQASLDPIAKGQPDLYYNKGIALKYSEVYDEALQNFEYASRLDPPWQPPQQERARLVTFVHSAHALVKSRGKLKSKKLAGMVQSLDRKMLGAYGEGLHAFAGRREVALELTRLDALQEGPNEAKVILGKVVGSIHNDNAVPFLTAWSTARPVTENYCANEGAIRRVVCTFALVDASMECVLVTVYNWADGRGAIIGDCVAIPEPLMRTHKHESEAMTYDFKSIRVNNPLLLLVNGKRVARNQFACTRVTSTYEIH, from the exons atgtCACAAGATTCGGATACCGAAGCAGATATTGTAGAGGATGTGGCCGAACTAATGGATGGCTTATTA AAGGAACTTCAAGATTTGTACTCATTTAGGGATTTATATTTCGAAAACCATCCTATCGAGATGGCTACGGAGAAGAATAAACGTGTGGAAGAAAAGAAAGATGTGCTGATTGAAAAATTTGAATCTATTGATG TAGAAACTCAGATCCCGTTTTCTCACCGAGCCCAGTTCCTGTACATGAAAGGCAGATGTTACAACATCAGTCCTACTTATGACGCTAGAGCGACTCAGTGCCTCAGCAAAGCAGTGAAATTAAATCCTCACCTCATAGATGCATGGAATGAACTCGGCGAGTGCTATTGGAAGAATATGAATGTTAAGGAGGCTAAAGCTAGCTTTGAGGGCGCATTGAAACat GAACGCAACCGCCTATCCTTACGTTGCCTTTCAATAATATTGCGCCAAGAAAGTGGTGACAAAAAACGCACGGAGGCTCATCCCGCCATCTTGAAAAGTGTAGAACTAGCTAAAGAGGCTGTAGCCCAAGACATAAAGGATGGAGTATCATGGTCTGTGCTGGGAAATGCTTATCTGTGCCAGTTTTTCATGGTGGCCCAAGACCCGTCTACGTTGAAGCTTTGTATGAGCGCTTATAAGCAGGCATCATTGGATCCCATTGCTAAAGGACAACCAGATTTGTACTACAATAAGGGTATT GCACTAAAATACTCCGAAGTATACGACGAGGCGCTACAGAACTTCGAGTACGCGAGCCGCCTAGACCCGCCGTGGCAGCCGCCGCAGCAGGAGCGAGCGAGACTGGTGACGTTCGTACACTCAGCTCATGCACTCGTCAAGAGTAGGGGCAAGTTGAAGAGTAAGAAGTTGGCGGGGATGGTGCAG aGTCTAGACAGAAAAATGCTAGGCGCCTACGGCGAAGGCCTGCACGCTTTCGCCGGGCGCCGCGAGGTGGCGCTAGAGTTGACACGTTTAGATGCCTTGCAAGAAGGTCCCAATGAAGCCAAGGTCATTCTGGGCAAGGTCGTCGGCTCAATACACAATGATAATGCTGTTCCttt TCTAACCGCTTGGAGCACGGCTCGCCCGGTCACTGAGAACTACTGCGCGAACGAAGGCGCGATACGACGGGTAGTGTG CACATTCGCTCTCGTAGACGCGAGTATGGAGTGCGTGCTAGTCACTGTATACAACTGGGCTGATGGTCGCGGCGCCATCATAGGAGATTGTGTTGCCATACCTGAACCGCTGATGAGGACGCATAAACACGAGTCGGAGGCTATg ACATACGACTTCAAATCGATTCGAGTGAACAACCCACTACTTCTACTAGTCAACGGCAAACGGGTTGCTCGCAACCAATTCGCTTGCACCCGGGTTACTAGCACTTATGAGATACATTGA
- the LOC110372978 gene encoding tetratricopeptide repeat protein 5 isoform X2, producing MSQDSDTEADIVEDVAELMDGLLKELQDLYSFRDLYFENHPIEMATEKNKRVEEKKDVLIEKFESIDETQIPFSHRAQFLYMKGRCYNISPTYDARATQCLSKAVKLNPHLIDAWNELGECYWKNMNVKEAKASFEGALKHERNRLSLRCLSIILRQESGDKKRTEAHPAILKSVELAKEAVAQDIKDGVSWSVLGNAYLCQFFMVAQDPSTLKLCMSAYKQASLDPIAKGQPDLYYNKGIALKYSEVYDEALQNFEYASRLDPPWQPPQQERARLVTFVHSAHALVKSRGKLKSKKLAGMVQSLDRKMLGAYGEGLHAFAGRREVALELTRLDALQEGPNEAKVILGKVVGSIHNDNAVPFLTAWSTARPVTENYCANEGAIRRVVCTFALVDASMECVLVTVYNWADGRGAIIGDCVAIPEPLMRTHKHESEAMTYDFKSIRVNNPLLLLVNGKRVARNQFACTRVTSTYEIH from the exons atgtCACAAGATTCGGATACCGAAGCAGATATTGTAGAGGATGTGGCCGAACTAATGGATGGCTTATTA AAGGAACTTCAAGATTTGTACTCATTTAGGGATTTATATTTCGAAAACCATCCTATCGAGATGGCTACGGAGAAGAATAAACGTGTGGAAGAAAAGAAAGATGTGCTGATTGAAAAATTTGAATCTATTGATG AAACTCAGATCCCGTTTTCTCACCGAGCCCAGTTCCTGTACATGAAAGGCAGATGTTACAACATCAGTCCTACTTATGACGCTAGAGCGACTCAGTGCCTCAGCAAAGCAGTGAAATTAAATCCTCACCTCATAGATGCATGGAATGAACTCGGCGAGTGCTATTGGAAGAATATGAATGTTAAGGAGGCTAAAGCTAGCTTTGAGGGCGCATTGAAACat GAACGCAACCGCCTATCCTTACGTTGCCTTTCAATAATATTGCGCCAAGAAAGTGGTGACAAAAAACGCACGGAGGCTCATCCCGCCATCTTGAAAAGTGTAGAACTAGCTAAAGAGGCTGTAGCCCAAGACATAAAGGATGGAGTATCATGGTCTGTGCTGGGAAATGCTTATCTGTGCCAGTTTTTCATGGTGGCCCAAGACCCGTCTACGTTGAAGCTTTGTATGAGCGCTTATAAGCAGGCATCATTGGATCCCATTGCTAAAGGACAACCAGATTTGTACTACAATAAGGGTATT GCACTAAAATACTCCGAAGTATACGACGAGGCGCTACAGAACTTCGAGTACGCGAGCCGCCTAGACCCGCCGTGGCAGCCGCCGCAGCAGGAGCGAGCGAGACTGGTGACGTTCGTACACTCAGCTCATGCACTCGTCAAGAGTAGGGGCAAGTTGAAGAGTAAGAAGTTGGCGGGGATGGTGCAG aGTCTAGACAGAAAAATGCTAGGCGCCTACGGCGAAGGCCTGCACGCTTTCGCCGGGCGCCGCGAGGTGGCGCTAGAGTTGACACGTTTAGATGCCTTGCAAGAAGGTCCCAATGAAGCCAAGGTCATTCTGGGCAAGGTCGTCGGCTCAATACACAATGATAATGCTGTTCCttt TCTAACCGCTTGGAGCACGGCTCGCCCGGTCACTGAGAACTACTGCGCGAACGAAGGCGCGATACGACGGGTAGTGTG CACATTCGCTCTCGTAGACGCGAGTATGGAGTGCGTGCTAGTCACTGTATACAACTGGGCTGATGGTCGCGGCGCCATCATAGGAGATTGTGTTGCCATACCTGAACCGCTGATGAGGACGCATAAACACGAGTCGGAGGCTATg ACATACGACTTCAAATCGATTCGAGTGAACAACCCACTACTTCTACTAGTCAACGGCAAACGGGTTGCTCGCAACCAATTCGCTTGCACCCGGGTTACTAGCACTTATGAGATACATTGA
- the LOC110372978 gene encoding tetratricopeptide repeat protein 5 isoform X4 yields MSQDSDTEADIVEDVAELMDGLLKELQDLYSFRDLYFENHPIEMATEKNKRVEEKKDVLIEKFESIDETQIPFSHRAQFLYMKGRCYNISPTYDARATQCLSKAVKLNPHLIDAWNELGECYWKNMNVKEAKASFEGALKHERNRLSLRCLSIILRQESGDKKRTEAHPAILKSVELAKEAVAQDIKDGVSWSVLGNAYLCQFFMVAQDPSTLKLCMSAYKQASLDPIAKGQPDLYYNKGIALKYSEVYDEALQNFEYASRLDPPWQPPQQERARLVTFVHSAHALVKSRGKLKSKKLAGMVQSLDRKMLGAYGEGLHAFAGRREVALELTRLDALQEGPNEAKVILGKVVGSIHNDNAVPFTFALVDASMECVLVTVYNWADGRGAIIGDCVAIPEPLMRTHKHESEAMTYDFKSIRVNNPLLLLVNGKRVARNQFACTRVTSTYEIH; encoded by the exons atgtCACAAGATTCGGATACCGAAGCAGATATTGTAGAGGATGTGGCCGAACTAATGGATGGCTTATTA AAGGAACTTCAAGATTTGTACTCATTTAGGGATTTATATTTCGAAAACCATCCTATCGAGATGGCTACGGAGAAGAATAAACGTGTGGAAGAAAAGAAAGATGTGCTGATTGAAAAATTTGAATCTATTGATG AAACTCAGATCCCGTTTTCTCACCGAGCCCAGTTCCTGTACATGAAAGGCAGATGTTACAACATCAGTCCTACTTATGACGCTAGAGCGACTCAGTGCCTCAGCAAAGCAGTGAAATTAAATCCTCACCTCATAGATGCATGGAATGAACTCGGCGAGTGCTATTGGAAGAATATGAATGTTAAGGAGGCTAAAGCTAGCTTTGAGGGCGCATTGAAACat GAACGCAACCGCCTATCCTTACGTTGCCTTTCAATAATATTGCGCCAAGAAAGTGGTGACAAAAAACGCACGGAGGCTCATCCCGCCATCTTGAAAAGTGTAGAACTAGCTAAAGAGGCTGTAGCCCAAGACATAAAGGATGGAGTATCATGGTCTGTGCTGGGAAATGCTTATCTGTGCCAGTTTTTCATGGTGGCCCAAGACCCGTCTACGTTGAAGCTTTGTATGAGCGCTTATAAGCAGGCATCATTGGATCCCATTGCTAAAGGACAACCAGATTTGTACTACAATAAGGGTATT GCACTAAAATACTCCGAAGTATACGACGAGGCGCTACAGAACTTCGAGTACGCGAGCCGCCTAGACCCGCCGTGGCAGCCGCCGCAGCAGGAGCGAGCGAGACTGGTGACGTTCGTACACTCAGCTCATGCACTCGTCAAGAGTAGGGGCAAGTTGAAGAGTAAGAAGTTGGCGGGGATGGTGCAG aGTCTAGACAGAAAAATGCTAGGCGCCTACGGCGAAGGCCTGCACGCTTTCGCCGGGCGCCGCGAGGTGGCGCTAGAGTTGACACGTTTAGATGCCTTGCAAGAAGGTCCCAATGAAGCCAAGGTCATTCTGGGCAAGGTCGTCGGCTCAATACACAATGATAATGCTGTTCCttt CACATTCGCTCTCGTAGACGCGAGTATGGAGTGCGTGCTAGTCACTGTATACAACTGGGCTGATGGTCGCGGCGCCATCATAGGAGATTGTGTTGCCATACCTGAACCGCTGATGAGGACGCATAAACACGAGTCGGAGGCTATg ACATACGACTTCAAATCGATTCGAGTGAACAACCCACTACTTCTACTAGTCAACGGCAAACGGGTTGCTCGCAACCAATTCGCTTGCACCCGGGTTACTAGCACTTATGAGATACATTGA
- the LOC110372979 gene encoding torso-like protein: MNFNMFLYFILLLFSSVLCYSEEDLGYSLNIGNAIDVFANYGDLSQVTQVISADYESEYGSDPIVPFSEKNIKVFKNVTSTEIKGDADGITNIELLICETFEDLLDSYFKHFKIEGTDKPWKAFMGDWIHDEIMRTFGIEYDPQPDCCFVLIKLTKVHKSVKLGNLEGVAVKEYVMRAIEELNMTDTAEVRRFMKSYGTHYIDSYVTGNVIYQVFKYKRRGFDMLRSYIAMRNAGRANNANLRFYFSSYFLKQVGDIRVASGNKTIETWARMNLRDVQYLYSRPSLLRLNYNSVLVNKLNNLMDQGALIGLNLKTLRPLFKDRRKADSYAEVVENDLQLWEVNA, encoded by the exons atgaattttaatatgttcctgtactttattttacttttattcagTAGTGTATTGTGCTACAGTGAAGAGGATCTAGGATACAGTTTAAATATCGGAAATGCTATTGATGTGTTTGCGAA CTATGGTGATCTATCCCAAGTCACGCAAGTAATATCAGCTGACTACGAGAGCGAATATGGGTCTGACCCCATAGTTCCGTTCAGCGAGAAAAACATCAAAGTATTCAAAAATGTTACCAGCACAGAAATTAAAGGTGACGCAGACGGCATTACAAACATAGAACTGTTGATATGTGAAACATTTGAAGATCTCCTCGATTCGTACTTCAAGCATTTCAAAATTGAAGG AACAGACAAACCCTGGAAAGCATTCATGGGAGACTGGATTCACGATGAAATAATGCGAACTTTCGGTATAGAATATGATCCCCAGCCGGATTGCTGTTTCGTACTAATAAAACTGACTAAAGTACATAAATCTGTTAAACTGGGTAATTTAGAAGGAGTTGCAGTTAAGGAGTACGTTATGAGAGCTATAGAAGAACTTAATATGACAGATACGGCTGAAGTGAGGAGGTTCATGAAGAGTTATGGAACGCATTATATAGATTCCTATGTAACTGGGAATGTTATTTACCAG gtTTTCAAATACAAGAGGCGTGGTTTTGATATGTTGCGTTCATACATTGCGATGCGGAATGCGGGACGGGCAAATAACGCCAATTTGCGTTTTTATTTCTCCTCGTATTTTCTCAAACAAGTTGGAGATATAAGG GTAGCCAGCGGCAACAAGACAATAGAAACTTGGGCCAGAATGAATCTGCGGGACGTTCAGTACTTATACTCAAGGCCAAGTCTTTTACGACTAAACTACAATTCAGTTTTagtcaacaaattaaataacttaatgGACCAAGGGGCCTTGATAGGCCTTAATCTTAAGACCTTAAGGCCTTTGTTCAAAGATAGACGCAAAGCAGACAGTTACGCTGAAGTAGTAGAAAATGATCTGCAACTATGGGAAGTAAATGCTTAG
- the LOC110372975 gene encoding torso-like protein isoform X2 gives MVRMLSVLLLAVALCGAATTLDSELGLGKAINIFMRYGYLSICMRVVPRNDTEGWVFREPTVSVFREVEQFSIAPTPRHAKTLFDGDFHMEFCDNLKQLLQAYFRDFTFERLERPWRAFTAGWPTDIMARNLGINSSFINGDHCYVLVRVSRFRETAKLSDLPGNIAVEDVVYDAIQEAAIGDTASIADFIRKYGSHYIASYITGNSLYQVFVFSRTAYSMIKERLKSKGVADITAKELEGYFSPWHAKHIGQIKVASGNKTVENWATKRLRVHYYIFSYPSLLKLHGEPSLLRSLDTLLGNEALLQLELKTLSPAFKDVKKKKWFEEVIDNYLKLWESNM, from the exons ATGGTGCGCATGCTCTCAGTGCTGCTGCTGGCGGTAGCACTGTGCGGCGCCGCCACCACACTCGACTCCGAGCTCGGGCTTGGCAAGGCGATCAATATATTTATGAG GTATGGCTACCTCAGCATCTGCATGCGGGTGGTGCCCCGGAACGACACCGAAGGCTGGGTCTTCAGAGAGCCAACAGTCTCCGTCTTCCGCGAGGTGGAACAGTTCTCCATCGCTCCAACACCCAGGCACGCGAAGACACTGTTCGACGGAGACTTCCATATGGAGTTCTGCGATAACCTGAAGCAGCTGCTCCAAGCTTACTTTAgggattttacttttgaaag ACTGGAGCGACCATGGCGCGCGTTCACCGCCGGCTGGCCGACGGACATCATGGCGCGGAACCTCGGCATCAACTCCTCCTTCATCAATGGAGACCACTGCTACGTGCTCGTCAGGGTTTCCAG ATTCCGCGAGACAGCAAAACTAAGCGATCTTCCCGGGAACATAGCGGTTGAGGACGTAGTATACGATGCTATCCAGGAGGCGGCGATAGGCGACACGGCGTCCATAGCCGACTTCATCAGAAAGTATGGCTCGCACTACATCGCGTCCTATATCACTGGGAACTCGCTGTATCAG GTGTTTGTGTTCTCTAGAACGGCATACTCTATGATCAAAGAGAGGTTAAAGAGTAAAGGAGTAGCTGATATAACTGCTAAGGAGCTGGAAGGCTACTTCTCGCCGTGGCATGCAAAACATATTGGCCAGATCAAG gtggCCAGTGGCAACAAAACAGTGGAAAACTGGGCGACCAAACGCCTAAGGGTCCATTACTACATTTTCTCCTACCCAAGTTTACTAAAGCTCCATGGAGAACCATCGCTCCTAAGAAGTCTAGACACGCTACTAGGAAATGAAGCCTTATTGCAATtagaattaaaaacattatccCCTGCATTCAAAGACGTCAAGAAAAAGAAATGGTTCGAAGAAGTCATagacaattatttaaaactttggGAAAGTAACATGTGA
- the LOC110372975 gene encoding torso-like protein isoform X3 codes for MVRMLSVLLLAVALCGAATTLDSELGLGKAINIFMRYGYLSICMRVVPRNDTEGWVFREPTVSVFREVEQFSIAPTPRHAKTLFDGDFHMEFCDNLKQLLQAYFRDFTFERLERPWRAFTAGWPTDIMARNLGINSSFINGDHCYVLVRVSRFRETAKLSDLPGNIAVEDVVYDAIQEAAIGDTASIADFIRKYGSHYIASYITGNSLYQVFVFSRGVYSRIKERVKSRGISDIPVAEMNNFFSPLFAEHVGAVKVFVFSRTAYSMIKERLKSKGVADITAKELEGYFSPWHAKHIGQIKVASGNKTVENWATKRLRVHYYIFSYPSLLKLHGEPSLLRSLDTLLGNEALLQLELKTLSPAFKDVKKKKWFEEVIDNYLKLWESNM; via the exons ATGGTGCGCATGCTCTCAGTGCTGCTGCTGGCGGTAGCACTGTGCGGCGCCGCCACCACACTCGACTCCGAGCTCGGGCTTGGCAAGGCGATCAATATATTTATGAG GTATGGCTACCTCAGCATCTGCATGCGGGTGGTGCCCCGGAACGACACCGAAGGCTGGGTCTTCAGAGAGCCAACAGTCTCCGTCTTCCGCGAGGTGGAACAGTTCTCCATCGCTCCAACACCCAGGCACGCGAAGACACTGTTCGACGGAGACTTCCATATGGAGTTCTGCGATAACCTGAAGCAGCTGCTCCAAGCTTACTTTAgggattttacttttgaaag ACTGGAGCGACCATGGCGCGCGTTCACCGCCGGCTGGCCGACGGACATCATGGCGCGGAACCTCGGCATCAACTCCTCCTTCATCAATGGAGACCACTGCTACGTGCTCGTCAGGGTTTCCAG ATTCCGCGAGACAGCAAAACTAAGCGATCTTCCCGGGAACATAGCGGTTGAGGACGTAGTATACGATGCTATCCAGGAGGCGGCGATAGGCGACACGGCGTCCATAGCCGACTTCATCAGAAAGTATGGCTCGCACTACATCGCGTCCTATATCACTGGGAACTCGCTGTATCAG GTATTTGTGTTCTCTCGCGGCGTGTACTCCCGTATCAAGGAGCGTGTGAAATCCCGTGGTATCTCTGACATACCTGTGGCAGAGATGAACAACTTCTTCTCGCCGCTCTTCGCAGAACACGTGGGCGCTGTCAAG GTGTTTGTGTTCTCTAGAACGGCATACTCTATGATCAAAGAGAGGTTAAAGAGTAAAGGAGTAGCTGATATAACTGCTAAGGAGCTGGAAGGCTACTTCTCGCCGTGGCATGCAAAACATATTGGCCAGATCAAG gtggCCAGTGGCAACAAAACAGTGGAAAACTGGGCGACCAAACGCCTAAGGGTCCATTACTACATTTTCTCCTACCCAAGTTTACTAAAGCTCCATGGAGAACCATCGCTCCTAAGAAGTCTAGACACGCTACTAGGAAATGAAGCCTTATTGCAATtagaattaaaaacattatccCCTGCATTCAAAGACGTCAAGAAAAAGAAATGGTTCGAAGAAGTCATagacaattatttaaaactttggGAAAGTAACATGTGA
- the LOC110372975 gene encoding torso-like protein isoform X1, whose product MVRMLSVLLLAVALCGAATTLDSELGLGKAINIFMRYGYLSICMRVVPRNDTEGWVFREPTVSVFREVEQFSIAPTPRHAKTLFDGDFHMEFCDNLKQLLQAYFRDFTFERLERPWRAFTAGWPTDIMARNLGINSSFINGDHCYVLVRVSRFRETAKLSDLPGNIAVEDVVYDAIQEAAIGDTASIADFIRKYGSHYIASYITGNSLYQVFVFSRGVYSRIKERVKSRGISDIPVAEMNNFFSPLFAEHVGAVKVASGNKTVENWATKRLRVHYYIFSYPSLLKLHGEPSLLRSLDTLLGNEALLQLELKTLSPAFKDVKKKKWFEEVIDNYLKLWESNM is encoded by the exons ATGGTGCGCATGCTCTCAGTGCTGCTGCTGGCGGTAGCACTGTGCGGCGCCGCCACCACACTCGACTCCGAGCTCGGGCTTGGCAAGGCGATCAATATATTTATGAG GTATGGCTACCTCAGCATCTGCATGCGGGTGGTGCCCCGGAACGACACCGAAGGCTGGGTCTTCAGAGAGCCAACAGTCTCCGTCTTCCGCGAGGTGGAACAGTTCTCCATCGCTCCAACACCCAGGCACGCGAAGACACTGTTCGACGGAGACTTCCATATGGAGTTCTGCGATAACCTGAAGCAGCTGCTCCAAGCTTACTTTAgggattttacttttgaaag ACTGGAGCGACCATGGCGCGCGTTCACCGCCGGCTGGCCGACGGACATCATGGCGCGGAACCTCGGCATCAACTCCTCCTTCATCAATGGAGACCACTGCTACGTGCTCGTCAGGGTTTCCAG ATTCCGCGAGACAGCAAAACTAAGCGATCTTCCCGGGAACATAGCGGTTGAGGACGTAGTATACGATGCTATCCAGGAGGCGGCGATAGGCGACACGGCGTCCATAGCCGACTTCATCAGAAAGTATGGCTCGCACTACATCGCGTCCTATATCACTGGGAACTCGCTGTATCAG GTATTTGTGTTCTCTCGCGGCGTGTACTCCCGTATCAAGGAGCGTGTGAAATCCCGTGGTATCTCTGACATACCTGTGGCAGAGATGAACAACTTCTTCTCGCCGCTCTTCGCAGAACACGTGGGCGCTGTCAAG gtggCCAGTGGCAACAAAACAGTGGAAAACTGGGCGACCAAACGCCTAAGGGTCCATTACTACATTTTCTCCTACCCAAGTTTACTAAAGCTCCATGGAGAACCATCGCTCCTAAGAAGTCTAGACACGCTACTAGGAAATGAAGCCTTATTGCAATtagaattaaaaacattatccCCTGCATTCAAAGACGTCAAGAAAAAGAAATGGTTCGAAGAAGTCATagacaattatttaaaactttggGAAAGTAACATGTGA